The following proteins are encoded in a genomic region of Corylus avellana chromosome ca4, CavTom2PMs-1.0:
- the LOC132179423 gene encoding small ribosomal subunit protein eS8 — MGISRDSMHKRRATGGKKKAWRKKRKYELGRQAANTKLSSNKTVRRIRVRGGNVKWRALRLDTGNYSWGSEAVSHKTRILDVVYNASNNELVRTQTLVKGAIVQVDVAPFKQWYLQHYGVDIGRKKKAAAKKDVPEEGEGTTTEETKKSNHVVRKLEKRQQGRSLDPHIEEQCGSGRLLACISSRPGQCGRADGYILEGKELEFYMKKLQRKKGKASGAAA, encoded by the exons ATGG GTATCTCCCGTGACTCGATGCACAAGAGGCGTGCCACTGGAGGCAAGAAGAAGGCatggaggaagaagagaaa GTATGAGCTTGGCCGTCAGGCTGCAAATACTAAGCTCTCAAGTAACAAGACCGTGAGGCGAATCCGTGTCAGAGGAGGCAATGTGAAATGGAGAGCGCTCAGATTGGATACTGGGAACTACTCATGGGGTAGTGAAGCTGTCTCCCACAAAACACGTATCCTGGATGTTGTTTACAATGCTTCAAACAATGAGCTTGTCAGAACGCAAACTCTGGTGAAAGGTGCCATTGTTCAGGTGGATGTTGCCCCATTCAAACAGTGGTACCTTCAGCACTATGGAGTGGACATTGGTAGGAAGAAGAAGGCAGCTGCTAAGAAGGACGTTCCTGAG GAAGGAGAAGGAACTACAACAGAGGAAACAAAGAAGAGTAACCATGTTGTCAGGAAGCTTGAGAAGCGCCAGCAAGGCCGCAGTCTTGATCCCCATATTGAAGAGCAGTGTGGGAGTGGTAGATTGTTGGCTTGCATCTCTTCACGACCAGGCCAATGCGGTAGAGCTGATGG ATACATCTTGGAAGGAAAAGAACTTGAGTTCTACATGAAGAAGCTCCAGAGGAAGAAGGGCAAGGCTTCTGGTGCTGCTGCTTAA
- the LOC132176960 gene encoding protein transport protein SEC23 E-like, producing MSEMASTDPEGLDGVRMSWNVWPRTKVEASKCVIPLAASISPIRPHPDIPTLPYAPLRCKTCSAVLNPFARVDFAAKIWICPFCYQRNHFPPHYSMISETNLPGELYAQYTTIQYALPQNPNPNPNLDSSSLPPVFLFVLDTCMIEEEMGFVKSALKRAIGLLPENALVGFVSFGTQVQVHELGFSEMSKVYVFRGSKEITKEQVLEHLGLGVSARRTGGVGYQKVAPNAFPNSGITRFLLPASDCEYTLNALLDELQTDQWPIPPGSRASRCTGVALSVAAGLLGACSMGTGARIIALVGGPCTEGPGTIVSKDLSDPVRSHKDLDKDAAPYFKKAVKFYESIANQLVSQGHVLDLFASALDQVGVAEMKIAIEKTGGLVVLAESFGHSVFKDSFKHVFEEGEQSLGLCFNGTLEINCSKDIKIQGIIGPCISLEKKGPVVADTVIGEGGTTAWKMCGLDKSTCLTVFFDLSSSERSNTPGTVNPLLYLQFLTSYQNPEGQLMLRVTTISRRWIDSAVSSEELVQGFDQETSAVVMARLTSLKMEIEEGFDATRWLDRSLIRLCSKFGDYRKDDPASFTLNPSFSLFPQFLFNLRRSQFVQVFNNSPDETAYFRMLLNRENIPNAAVMIQPSLISYSFNSLPAPALLDVASIAADRILLLDSYFSVVIFHGMQIAQWRNAGYHNQPEHQAFAQLLQAPHDDAQLIIRERFPVPRLVVCDQHGSQARFLLAKLNPSATYNNANDMSGSDVIFTDDVSLQIFFEHLQRLAVQS from the exons ATGTCGGAGATGGCCAGCACAGATCCCGAGGGTCTCGACGGAGTGCGCATGTCGTGGAACGTCTGGCCGCGCACCAAGGTGGAGGCCAGCAAGTGCGTGATCCCACTCGCGGCGTCCATTTCTCCGATCCGCCCCCACCCGGATATCCCCACGCTCCCTTACGCCCCCCTCCGATGCAAGACCTGCTCGGCCGTCCTCAACCCCTTCGCGCGCGTGGACTTCGCGGCCAAGATCTGGATCTGCCCCTTCTGCTACCAGCGCAACCACTTCCCCCCTCACTACTCCATGATCTCCGAGACCAACCTCCCCGGCGAGCTCTATGCGCAATACACCACCATCCAATACGCGctcccccaaaaccctaaccctaatcctAATCTTGATTCTTCTTCGCTCCCGCCCGTCTTTCTCTTCGTGCTCGATACCTGCATGATCGAGGAGGAGATGGGGTTTGTGAAATCGGCGCTAAAGCGTGCCATCGGGTTGTTGCCGGAGAACGCGCTCGTTGGCTTCGTTTCGTTTGGGACTCAGGTTCAGGTGCATGAATTGGGCTTCTCGGAGATGTCCAAGGTTTACGTCTTTCGGGGCAGCAAGGAGATTACCAAGGAGCAGGTTTTGGAGCACTTGGGGCTCGGCGTTTCGGCTCGGCGAACTGGTGGAGTGGGGTACCAGAAGGTGGCACCGAATGCGTTTCCAAATTCGGGCATTACGCGGTTCTTGTTGCCTGCTTCGGATTGCGAGTACACGCTCAATGCG CTGTTGGATGAGTTGCAAACGGATCAGTGGCCTATTCCACCTGGGAGTCGGGCATCACGGTGTACAGGCGTGGCTCTAAGTGTTGCGGCCGGATTGCTTGGAGCTTGTTCGATGGGCACTGGTGCGCGGATTATAGCTCTGGTTGGCGGTCCTTGCACGGAAGGGCCTGGCACG ATTGTATCAAAGGATCTGTCAGATCCTGTACGTTCACATAAAGATCTTGATAAGGATGCAGCACCTTATTTTAAGAAAGCGGTCAAATTCTATGAAAGTATTGCAAATCAACTGGTCAGCCAGGGTCATGTTTTAGACCTTTTTGCATCTGCTCTTGATCAG GTTGGGGTTGCAGAAATGAAAATTGCTATTGAAAAGACTGGTGGCCTTGTTGTTCTAGCTGAAAGTTTTGGTCATTCTGTATTTAAAGACTCTTTCAAGCATGTGTTTGAAGAAGGGGAGCAGTCTCTTGGACTTTGTTTTAA TGGCACACTCGAGATCAATTGTTCAAAGGACATCAAAATCCAGGGGATAATTGGACCTTGCATATCTTTGGAAAAG AAAGGACCTGTCGTAGCTGATACTGTCATTGGGGAAGGGGGTACAACAGCATGGAAAATGTGCGGTCTTGATAAAAGCACTTGCTTGACAGTGTTTTTCGATCTTTCATCAAGTGAGCGGTCAAATACTCCAGGAACTGTTAATCCGCTGTTGTACTTGCAGTTTCTTACAAG TTATCAAAACCCCGAAGGTCAATTAATGCTTCGAGTGACAACTATTAGTAGAAGATGGATTGATAGTGCTGTTAGTTCAGAG GAATTGGTACAAGGATTTGATCAGGAGACTTCTGCTGTGGTAATGGCAAGATTGACTTCCCTGAAAATGGAGATAGAg gAAGGGTTTGATGCTACACGGTGGTTGGATCGGTCTCTCATTCGCCTCTGTTCGAAATTTGGTGACTACCGGAAGGATGATCCAGCGTCTTTTACATTAAATCCTTCTTTTTCGTTGTTCCCTCAGTTTCTGTTTAATCTGCGAAGATCGCAATTTGTACAG GTTTTTAACAACAGTCCAGATGAGACTGCCTATTTCCGCATGTTGTTAAACCGGGAAAATATCCCCAATGCCGCTGTTATGATCCAACCATCGCTGATATCATATTCGTTCAATTCGCTGCCTGCACCAGCATTGTTGGATGTGGCTTCCATTGCAGCTGACCGTATTCTCTTGCTGGATTCTTATTTCAGTGTCGTAATTTTCCATGGAATGCAAATAGCTCAGTGGCGTAATGCAGGATACCATAATCAGCCAGAACACCAG GCATTTGCACAACTACTTCAAGCTCCTCATGATGATGCCCAACTGATCATTCGGGAACGTTTCCCTGTCCCTAGATTGGTGGTATGCGATCAGCATGGCTCCCAG GCTAGATTCTTATTGGCGAAATTGAACCCATCAGCTACGTACAATAATGCTAATGACATGTCTGGGTCAGATGTGATCTTCACAGATGATGTGAGCCTTCAAATTTTCTTCGAGCATCTTCAGAGGCTAGCTGTGCAATCTTGA
- the LOC132178855 gene encoding peptidyl-prolyl cis-trans isomerase FKBP62-like codes for MDDDFEFPAASDANMDEEMDIPEDVPSGQILKVGEEKEIGKAGLKKKLVKEGEGWETPITGDEVEVHYTGTLLDGTQFDSSRDRGIPFKFKLGQGQVIKGWDEGIKTMKKGEKAIFTIPSELAYGESGSPPTIPPNATLQFDVELLSWTSVRDICKDGGIFKKILAEGEKWEYPKNLDEVFVKYEARLEDGTLISKSDGVEFTVGDGYFCPALAKAVKTMKKGEKALLTVKPQYAFGEMGRPASGEEVAVPPNATLQITLELISWKAVSDITKDKKILKKTLKEGEGYERPNDGAVVQVKLIGKLHDGAIFTKKGYDEEPFEFKIDEEQVIDGLDRALKNMKKGEVALVTIQPDYAFGPSETQQELAIVPANSTVHYEVELLSFVKEKESWEMNTQEKIEAAGKKKEEGNSLFKAGRYERASKRYETAVRFIERDTPFSDEEKQQAMVLKTTCNLNNAACKLKLKEYKQAEKLCTKVLEHDSRNVKALYRRAQAYMQLVDLDLAELDIKKALEIDPNNRDVKLEYKTLKEKVREYNKKDAQFYGSIFAKMNKYEQARSSNAAAKQEAAPMAIDGKA; via the exons ATGGATGACGACTTCGAGTTCCCGGCAGCGAGCGATGCGAACATGGACGAGGAAATGGACATTCCGGAGGATGTCCCAAGCGGCCAGATTCTCAAGGTGGGTGAGGAGAAGGAGATTGGGAAGGCGGGGCTGAAGAAGAAGCTGGTCAAGGAGGGTGAAGGCTGGGAGACTCCTATCACAGGGGACGAAGTTGAAG TTCATTATACAGGGACGTTGCTTGATGGAACTCAGTTCGACTCGAGCCGTGATAGGGGGATCCCATTCAAGTTCAAGCTTGGCCAAG GACAAGTGATCAAGGGATGGGATGAAGGTATCAAAACCATGAAGAAGGGTGAAAAAGCTATTTTCACCATTCCTTCTGAGTTGGCCTACGGCGAGTCTGGATCCCCTCCAACTATCCCACCCAATGCTACTCTTCAGTTTGATGTGGAGTTGCTGTCTTGGACTAGCGTCAGGGACATATGCAAAGATGGGGgtattttcaagaaaatactTGCTGAAGGGGAGAAATGGGAGTACCCAAAAAACTTGGATGAAGTTTTTG TTAAGTATGAAGCTCGGCTTGAAGATGGAACACTCATTTCGAAATCTGATGGGGTGGAGTTCACTGTTGGAGATG GCTATTTCTGCCCTGCCCTGGCAAAAGCTGTGAAAACAATGAAGAAAGGAGAGAAAGCTCTCTTGACAGTGAAGCCACAAT atGCATTTGGGGAGATGGGTCGACCAGCATCTGGTGAAGAAGTTGCTGTGCCTCCAAATGCCACGCTCCAGATAACTCTTGAGTTGATCTCTTGGAAGGCTGTTTCTGATATTAccaaagacaagaaaattttgaagaagaccTTGAAGGAGGGAGAGGGATATGAGCGCCCAAATGATGGGGCAGTTGTTCAAG TGAAACTAATTGGCAAGTTGCACGATGGGGCTATCTTCACAAAGAAGGGTTATGATGAGGAGCCATTCGAATTCAAAATCGATGAAG AACAAGTTATTGATGGTCTTGATAGAGCTTTGAAAAACATGAAGAAGGGAGAAGTTGCTCTGGTGACTATTCAACCAGACTACGCTTTTGGACCATCTGAAACACAGCAAGAATTGGCAATTGTTCCTGCCAATTCAACTGTACATTATGAAGTTGAGTTGCTCTCCTTTGTGAAG GAGAAGGAATCTTGGGAGATGAACACGCAGGAGAAGATTGAAGCAGCtggaaagaagaaggaagaagggaATTCATTGTTCAAGGCTGGTAGATATGAAAGAGCGTCAAAGAGATATGAAACG GCTGTAAGGTTCATCGAGCGTGACACTCCTTTCAGTGATGAGGAGAAGCAGCAGGCGATGGTGCTTAAAACTACCTGCAATCTTAACAATGCAGCCTGCAAACTGAAACTCAAAGAGTACAAGCAGGCTGAGAAGCTTTGTACAAAG GTTTTAGAACATGACAGTAGAAATGTGAAAGCTCTGTACAGGAGGGCGCAAGCATACATGCAACTTGTTGACTTAGATTTGGCAGAGCTGGATATCAAGAAGGCTCTTGAGATAGACCCAAATAACAG GGATGTAAAACTGGAATACAAAACTTTGAAGGAGAAAGTGAGAGAGTATAACAAGAAGGATGCCCAGTTTTATGGCAGCATATTTGCAAAGATGAACAAATATGAGCAAGCAAGATCATCG AATGCAGCAGCAAAGCAGGAGGCAGCACCAATGGCCATTGACGGCAAGGCATGA